The following is a genomic window from Manihot esculenta cultivar AM560-2 chromosome 9, M.esculenta_v8, whole genome shotgun sequence.
ggaTTTGAGATAGATTtggataatttatattatttttaatccgATTTGAAAATGGattcaaatattaataatataaatcgagtttgaattaaatttgtttaatttttgtgAATACTCTATCCATTTATATTCCtaattagtttaaataaaatttagctttaaataaaaaatagaagttttgagtgtcaaaataaaaatttgaaaagtaaaaggtgttttaaatatttaaaacaagACTGTTATGGCCCGTTCATATTCCAAGTCAAAGGCTCAATTGAGAACTTCCACCTCCTTCTAATTTCCCTTATAGGAAATACTTATCTAGAtctaaacattaaaatattttcaaaacatAATCGAATGGTTCCACTTCCACTATAAAAAAATGGATCAAAATTTCCCTTATACTTTCTCGACATCTACAACCTTCTCCTTCTTGATGAGACATTAACATTGTTTTGATTCATTCAATTGATTAATGGTGTTGTGGTAGAAAACTCCAGTGGCTCTTCTGCTTGGAAAAGCAAATGATTCCATAGGAAAAGGAATAGTTAGCAGTGCTTGATCTGTGGATACTCTAAATGACAAAGTGCAACGACGAGAACAAAAGCTATAAGATGATGCTTACGGTGACAATCTTCAATTACTCTTTAGCTCTGCTTCATAAGAAGAGAAAAACGTGATGTGATGGCTCATTAGCACTAAAAATAGAGCATTAAAAGAGAGGCAAGAAAGGATCAAGGGAGAGAAAAAGAACGGAAAATGAGGAACCAACACCCATTTCATTTCATTCTTGCCGTTACTGGAAGAGAGAGAATCAAAGCAAAAGCAAAAACATGGTAAATGGCGTGACACTGGGAGTTTTTATGTATGTGGTTGAGACGTTTTAGCTTAAAATTGGCTAGCGTGTGAACAAAGCTTAATCATCACTCCTATTTACAAAAGGAACAAACTTCTCCTTGGAAGGTAATCATTTTTCTTCCTCTTCATATTTTTCTTTCTGATTTTCTTTGTTCCACACACATTTCTGATCAGGGTTGCTTCTTGTAAGCTCTCTCTCACAAGAAACTAAGCAGAAATGGAGCCGGAGAACAACAAGAGAGGAAGGGAGGGGCAGGAGGCCAAGGACTCATTTCAGAAGACTGCAAAGAAGCAACATCTTAACATTGAGATCGGCAGTATCAACATAGAAGTGAGCAGCTATGACCACGACGACAATAACCAAATCTGTGAATCCTCTGACAACTATTTGGCACTAGGGGTTTTCGATTTCCCCTGGCTTAAAGAAGGTGTCATCTCCAAATGGGAAGACTGGTGTTTCCAAGACTCTTTTGAGTTCTCTCTACATGAATCTTACACAACAGCTGCTCTGGCTCATGAGTTTTCTGACCAATATTTGTCTGAAACTTCAGAGACGATTGTGGAATCTACAGATATTCCATCGGGTAAGTTCGAGGAGAGTGTGTGGCCTTTGGAAATGGAGAATGCAGATTGCACCTTACTTAACCAGCCACTCACACAAGAGGATGCCTAATTGATCTCAAACAAATTTGTCCAATCCATGTAAACTAGGAAAATTAAATCCTCGTCTGGAGTTTCTCCATCTCTTGCACATTCATTTATTGCCTATCCGGTTGAGTCACCGTCCTTTgctttttaaagataaaaattaagaataaaggAACAAGTTAGGATACTCAAACATTTTGAAAATTCTGGCCTAAGCTCGATTCACAGTGTACCCAACACATAGGTTTGTGCGTAAAAAACTACTATAATTGATTAATGTCATTGAAAGGTTCGttgtttaatttataattgagtacACAGCTCctacattttttaaaacaagtttttattttttatttccttttgtCAGATCTCCATTACCTTCCTTCCAATAGAACAGAGAATCCAAACAGAAGTTTCATCTCAAAACTAGGGATGATGGATCAAAACAAGAGTAGCTATAATTGCTTTGTTTTTCCTAAGAGGAAacctttattattttgatttattatgttaatttttctaatcaaaCCTTAACGCAGAATGAAGATCATTACTCATCCAAGTGTTTGTCTTGTAATGTAATATTCATATAAGATCTATTATCTTATGGATATTCAGTGTTCTCGAGTTgctgaattttttatttatttttgttttaattaaaaatagtaaataactattaaatatttaaagttataatatataatattttgattATTAAATCATAACAACATAAAACAAAATCAAAACCAACCTAGAATGTAGACTTGGTCCAGATCCAACTAAAATTCAGATTGCTTTTAACCTCATTTAGCCGTCGCATATCACCTCCATCTACTTTTTTTCCAGGGTTACGCTAAAACACATCAACAATTCCTTGAACCGGGAGGAACGAAAAGACAcagatatattatattaaaggattaaaataaaataacgcaACTCTTTCTAGCCATACAATGAGCTACAAGTTCTTGAACAAAACTAATTAAACTGAAAAGATTTGACTGCTGGGGCAGTCTTCTGATATTTTGTATCAAAATATGTCGAAAATCTTTAGACCGAGCCAACACCAGGGCTTTTCGACAAGCTAAATCCTCCAGAGTCAAGGAGTCAAAAATGCCATTGAATTTCTTACACAACCGACCCAAAATATTCTTGTCTGGCCAAAGCTGCCAAGAATCTTGATTCTTACTTTTCTTGATTGCaccatcaaaattaattttaataaatctatGTGGAGGCCGAGACTGAAATTATCAAAGGAAGCTGATGGATTTCCATTGGAGGAGACTGAGGTGAATATGCAACAGAAAATAGCAGAATAAATAACTTCAATTTGACTAGAATTAAGGTTACGAAATACTCTGTCATTTCTTCTTTTCTAAATGCTCCATAAAAAGAAGGCTATTAGTCTCATGTTGTGCGCATTGCTATCAAGGTCTTGAAGATGAAGAATTGAATACTGGTAAGTTGCCATATACCCAACCTTGTTTCTCCAGGTAATAAGGATACCTGAATCAACATTCCTGAATCATCATAGGAGAGGAAACTATATGGGAACGACCCGTTGACATCTTAAGAAGAGGTGGATAAGAGATTCGAGTTCACAACAGAAGCAACAGTCCTTTCCAAAAGTGAGAAATCTCGTGTATCAGTAGATTGGCAGAAACCCAATTTGCCAAGTCCCAAAGAttcaaaagaaaagagagaaagagagcaaGCGAGAAAAAGAACCGAAGGAAGCAGGTTTCAGGATTGGGGTTCCCTGCCCATCGGCGGAGGAATCGTGACCCTGGTCATGACAGAGTGATTCTTCGACCTCAAGGAGTTTTCTGTTGTGCTTTGTGTATAGTTTAGGATTTGGATCTTGGTGATTTTCAGTGAGATGTTTAATTGAGTGTGCGTGAGTGTTCCATGATCCCATTTTTATGCCTCAAGTATTCTGTTCGGCCAATTATCATCGTGGACAATGTAAATCTGTGGACTAATCGGTGCTGAAGTGCGAATCTGCCTCCTCACTGTGGTTCTACAGCTATCCGAGACTGAAACGTCGTGGCATTGGTTTTTCCTTTTGACTTTCAATCGACAGTTCCTTTTTATCTTTTCGGCTATTCTCTTTCGaggttatatttttattttattgatttcgTTAGCTTAACTTTTGTCCTTGTAATATATGGTGGTCGGCCATTCTTTTTGCCTTAAGTCAGTGGGTGTAGAATGAGACAATGGAAGGATAAAATGGTAAATTGCTttggatatttttaaaataaattgaattatgtttaattttgggccaaaatgtgaatttttttggttttgatttCCAGATCAATTTGAGTTTGTGCTCTCAATGCAATTTAACTTGgatgttcaaaaaaaaaaaaaaaataaaagtcccAAAGATTCTTTATCTTTTCATCTTAAAGTATAGGCGGTTTACTTCAACTAAAgatttcattcatttattttaaatgtaaattaaaaaaccgatcaaattatttataattcaattttttatttttttaactttaacgAAGCGTGAATAATTGTATTATTTATTCAATATCTTAAaggtgtttttattttaaattaaaagctgattggtataaaaaaattctaaaatttattttaaaattttaaaaatttacaattataaaatttatatctaattttaaaatttaaattatgaaaagtgtattatattaatattaatgtgACAatgttatataatattattttattatactcaTGTAGTAAGCTTATAAAAACTATTgatgtaaaaaattttaaatttttttattatttttataatttaatttaaattttttaaaatttatataatcatcatttactattaaatttctaaaattttaatgttattcTTCATTATCGTATAATCTAGCATAAAAGACTacaagacttttttttttttttaattttaaatcttttaatttttttgaatattaattataacagTGTATGTGTTATTTTTAAgcgataatttatattattaaataataatagaatgatttaaatttataaaattaatagaataattatAGACTATAATATGTTGAAATACTACCTAATAATATATTTGCAAATgaagaaataaatatatataaaattagttgCAAATAGTAAGATGCTCAAGTTGTAATCTCTTACCCCAGTTcagaaaaagaataataaatttgtaaattttaaattaaatttttactaactattaaaaatataaattaaattataaaattatttattttttattaataatatttatctaCATAAATGTATTGCTAAATCAACTGAACAtacttttcaatatttaaattttaaaatcagaTACAATAGTTTATAATTGTTCactactttttaaaattttagattaaataaaaaaaatccctAGATTTTGTATGTGAATGGgcctaaattaaaaatatgaaaaacacaGCTGATACCGTATAACATATTCAGCTGATAAAACGGATAATGGGTATTGTTCTATCCAATGATTTGTGAATATTTACAAAgttgaaggaaaaaaaaggaaaatctgACGCTCTTGCTCTGCAAAACTCTTGCCTCATTGTGATTGGAGCCAATCGGAGGTTACTTAAATCATCTGTTGTGAAATTAGCTTTGTACTCGATCAAATGAACATATTCGTCAGTTAAAACTCAGAAGAAAGAAAGCTACTGAAATGGAAATGAACACAGTGTTCCTGAGTATAAACAGTAATCTATTGATGTTCCTCAACGAGTCTTACCCACCTCTGCAATCATCCGTTTCAGTTTTTTGCGGTTGCAGGAGGAACCCCAATGCATGCCATCGTTTGTCCGCCCGTTTTAGCTCTCTGGCGGCTGTCACAGCCACAGTCACCGAGGAAGACTCCCGACAAGCTCCCTCTAAATCGGTGGCTCGCCGCCTTATTCTCCTCCGCCATGCTAAGAGTTCTTGGGACAACCCTTCATTGAGAGGTGAAAAGTTATTACGTTCGGCCCAATTTTTAACATATGTATTTCAATATGATTGCAATCGCTCCCCTTGCTCTTTCTTTCCTATATCGTTCTAAATTCAACCGGGTATTACTAGCTTTGATTTCTTTTCATTACATTATTGATTCCTCCCCCAAAATTGTGCCAACTTATTATCTTCTTGATCTCCATATTTCTAATAGCTAATGCCTTTTGTGCCGCTTTaactctctctctcactcttcCAGTCTCAGCTGGATGGTTTTCGTTTTCTCGGTAATGTAATTTATCCTTGCGTTGTTATTTTACCCATTAGATCATGATCGACCTCTGAGCAAAGCTGGAAAAGCTGATGCCGCCCAAGTCTCTCAGAAGCTCCTACAGCTTGGTTGGATTCCTCAGCTTATTCTATCCAGGTTTGCATCTTTTCTTATCTTCCTTATACTTGTATCATTATccgatataataaaaatttttctgCCAAACCACTGCACATCAATTGGTCTTGAACATCCTACTTGATGTATATTGTATTCAGTGATGCAACGCGGACAAGGGAAACGCTTAACATAATGCAGGAGCAAGTTGCAGACCTTTTGAACTCTGAGGTTCATTTCATTCCAAGCTTCTATTCAATTGCAGCGATGGATGGCCAGACTGCTGAGCATCTTCAGCAAGCTATCTGCAGATATTCAAGTGATAAGATCCTCACTGTCATGTGAGTTCCACTAAATTATTGTGATTATTTTTCCAACCAAGTATTTCTTAGCCATTTCTAGATTAGGAGTTCCACCATATTTGTGTGGCCCTAACtagaaataagatgaataaTCTATTTCACATGTTGTGAAATAATTGTTGTGTTTTTTGTTCTTAGCAAGCATCTGCATCTCCAAGTTTGTGTTAGCATCCAAAATTGTTATGGAGTCAAATGGGTATAAATAGAACACCAAGGAaatggaaaagaagaagaatgagaatACCAAAGgaaatggaaaaagaaaaggaaagaaaaggacCCATTCTTTGTTTGGTTTAGgcgtttaatttttatttccttCTTAGAACTCTAATTTCATTTCTATCATGTATTACTGAAAAAAATAGATGATTCTTAGTTGATTGTATAGGTGCATGGGACATAATAGGGGGTGGGAGGAGGCAGCCTCAATGTTTACTGGTGCGACTGTGGAACTGAAGCCATGCAATGCTGCTTTGCTTGAAGCTACTGGGAAGTCCTGGGAAGAGGTtaggccttttttttttctttcttttttcccaAATAAATGGCATCTGGTCAATCTGCACACTTTTCTTCTCATTATGATATGGAACAGATGATACTCCATATATGTTCTTCTTAACAAGTTTGTTAAACCAATAAAAATGTATTTAGACGATAGCATGTATCACTTGCTTTGAAAATTATGTTACTATTAACACTTTgcttgaaagcaaaataaaggGGAAATGAAAGTGATTAAGTGGAAGTAAAGTCAACAAAGAGAACTACCTTTTCCTCTGGTTTGGAAATTGGGGAAAAACAGAGAGAAAGTtgttttctattaaaattttgctcttcatttttcccaaaagtgagagagagagaatgttaTGAAAGCACCAAATTTGCAGAAGGACAGAAAGAAAAGGAGCAGAAAGAAGAGAAGCAGGTAGGGAAAATAGAAGGAGAAGATCAAGAAAggagagaagagaggaagagagagaagaggagaCAGAGAGATAATTAAGAGAGagtaattgttattttattattctgaacCGAATTCCATCAGTCACAATACCATTCCTATTTATAGAAATATTCCTCTGTACATTTCTGTTCTCCTAATTATCATAATATTCCCCACTTCTTGAGATCATTCTTGTCCTCaagaatgagaagaaaaaggagTTGAAATGACTAGATCCCAAGCGGAAGTCACTACTTCCCAAGATCCTTGATGTCTTCTAATATGATTTTTCTACTGCACATCTCTAAAACCTGAAGCAATTCAAAGACAACCACCCTCACCCCCATGTTAACTACCGCAAACAAATCTATCACAAGTATGCCAATAGCTACAAAATTGCAAGCAGAGCAAACCTTTTCAAACAAATATGGAacagaaattgagttttttctTCCTGTGTctccaaatttcaaatttattttccttATGATACGATGACAACTTTCTGTAAAATAGGGAGTTAGCTTCTTCCT
Proteins encoded in this region:
- the LOC122724524 gene encoding uncharacterized protein LOC122724524; its protein translation is MEPENNKRGREGQEAKDSFQKTAKKQHLNIEIGSINIEVSSYDHDDNNQICESSDNYLALGVFDFPWLKEGVISKWEDWCFQDSFEFSLHESYTTAALAHEFSDQYLSETSETIVESTDIPSGKFEESVWPLEMENADCTLLNQPLTQEDA
- the LOC110623453 gene encoding uncharacterized protein At3g52155, chloroplastic isoform X2, which gives rise to MEMNTVFLSINSNLLMFLNESYPPLQSSVSVFCGCRRNPNACHRLSARFSSLAAVTATVTEEDSRQAPSKSVARRLILLRHAKSSWDNPSLRDHDRPLSKAGKADAAQVSQKLLQLGWIPQLILSSDATRTRETLNIMQEQVADLLNSEVHFIPSFYSIAAMDGQTAEHLQQAICRYSSDKILTVMCMGHNRGWEEAASMFTGATVELKPCNAALLEATGKSWEEDLVGGSFRVL
- the LOC110623453 gene encoding uncharacterized protein At3g52155, chloroplastic isoform X1, which encodes MEMNTVFLSINSNLLMFLNESYPPLQSSVSVFCGCRRNPNACHRLSARFSSLAAVTATVTEEDSRQAPSKSVARRLILLRHAKSSWDNPSLRDHDRPLSKAGKADAAQVSQKLLQLGWIPQLILSSDATRTRETLNIMQEQVADLLNSEVHFIPSFYSIAAMDGQTAEHLQQAICRYSSDKILTVMCMGHNRGWEEAASMFTGATVELKPCNAALLEATGKSWEEAFVLAGLGGWKLQGVVKPNDDL